A single region of the Ziziphus jujuba cultivar Dongzao chromosome 10, ASM3175591v1 genome encodes:
- the LOC107410972 gene encoding scarecrow-like protein 14, which yields MNIEKTNNRREEEIILNSISQILLEEDLEDVTTTDKFPNATLEAAEKSFYDVLSQKFCSSSTSIIPPLIINSFNSQSDDHQYYTTIYSNDAIVSNLHHISSYNNNIPALPNFYSTGSQSTSCSLSTNNGDSINRRPLNMYHPFSKTPLTGFIEKNDNLIPLHFNETLSTVSSHHLYGKMRKRKNHHHPPTEIHETERERNNNYKHRALYPEDQSDECIDLLDKVLFSNGEDTYSSVETSTNHHQISCRQTKGCIIGGSLRRKKKTNIEDLVDLRALLTNCAEAVAVNKRESAHQLLTQIRQHSSCFGNSSQRLAHSFANALDARLSGTGNEVYRALNAKNFSVVDKLKATRLFLSACPLIKTSNFLVNQKVLELAEKANTIHVIDFGIGHGFQWPSLIQRLSRRPRGPPLLRITGIDDPLPGLRPEARLEVTGTRLAKYCKRFNVPFVYNCIAARWETISYENLNINHRDVEVTIVNCLFRFRHLLDETVSWDNPRDCVLKLIRRINPHIFVHGVVNASYDAPFFMSRFKEALHHFSAVFDMLEATSGSQEGDEKDRIMLEQEVYGKHILNVIACEGFERIERPEMYKQWQFRHQRVGLRQIPLNREVMKKVKEQVKSSYHKDFVVDEDGEWMLQGWKGRILYALSCWKPA from the coding sequence ATGAATATCGAAAAGACCAACAACCGTAGAGAAGAAGAAATCATTTTGAACTCCATAAGCCAGATTCTTCTGGAAGAAGACCTGGAAGATGTCACCACCACCGACAAGTTTCCAAATGCGACACTTGAAGCTGCTGAAAAATCCTTCTATGATGTTCTTTCTCAGAAATTTTGTTCATCATCAACCTCCATTATCCCTCCGCTTATTATTAATTCTTTCAACAGCCAATCAGATGATCATCAATATTACACTACCATCTATTCCAATGATGCCATAGTCAGTAATCTTCATCATATTTCAtcttataataataacattccAGCTTTGCCTAATTTCTACTCCACTGGTTCACAGTCAACTTCCTGCTCTTTGAGTACTAATAATGGCGATTCCATTAATCGTCGGCCGCTAAATATGTATCATCCTTTCAGTAAAACTCCACTCACAGGTTTCATTGAGAAGAATGACAATTTGATTCCTCTTCACTTCAATGAAACTTTGTCTACAGTTTCTTCTCATCATCTGTATGGTAAAatgaggaaaaggaaaaatcacCACCACCCACCCACTGAGATTCACgagacagaaagagagaggaataaTAATTATAAGCATAGAGCACTTTATCCTGAAGATCAGTCAGACGAATGCATAGACTTGCTTGACAAGGTATTGTTTTCTAATGGTGAAGATACTTATAGCTCTGTAGAAACATCCACTaatcatcatcaaataagctgCAGACAGACAAAAGGGTGTATTATTGGTGGATCACTCCGgaggaagaaaaagacaaaCATTGAAGATTTGGTAGATTTGAGAGCTCTCCTCACGAACTGCGCAGAAGCCGTGGCGGTGAACAAGAGAGAAAGTGCACATCAACTACTAACTCAGATCAGGCAACACTCTTCTTGCTTTGGCAATTCCTCACAGAGATTAGCTCACTCATTTGCTAATGCTCTCGATGCACGGTTATCAGGTACAGGGAACGAAGTTTACAGAGCTCTAAATGCCAAAAACTTTTCCGTCGTCGATAAGCTAAAAGCAACCAGATTATTTCTCTCGGCATGCCCTTTAATCAAAACCTCAAATTTCCTAGTAAACCAGAAAGTACTAGAGTTAGCTGAGAAAGCAAACACAATCCACGTGATCGATTTCGGCATTGGTCACGGTTTTCAATGGCCGAGTCTTATCCAACGCCTTTCGAGAAGACCGCGAGGACCGCCTCTTCTTCGAATTACAGGAATAGACGATCCCTTGCCTGGTTTGCGGCCGGAAGCACGATTAGAAGTAACAGGCACACGGTTAGCAAAATACTGTAAGAGATTCAATGTCCCTTTCGTGTATAATTGCATTGCAGCGAGATGGGAAACAATCTCATATGAAAACCTTAACATTAATCACAGAGATGTTGAGGTGACCATCGTTAACTGCTTATTCCGATTTCGACATCTGCTCGATGAGACCGTGAGTTGGGATAATCCGagagattgtgttttgaagttAATAAGGAGGATAAACCCTCACATTTTTGTTCATGGTGTTGTCAATGCAAGCTATGACGCTCCATTCTTCATGTCAAGGTTCAAGGAGGCACTCCACCATTTCTCGGCGGTGTTCGATATGTTGGAGGCGACTTCGGGGAGCCAAGAAGGAGATGAGAAGGATAGGATAATGCTTGAGCAGGAGGTGTATGGGAAGCACATATTGAACGTGATAGCCTGTGAAGGATTTGAGAGGATTGAGAGGCCGGAGATGTATAAGCAGTGGCAGTTTAGGCATCAAAGAGTTGGGCTTAGGCAGATTCCATTGAACAGAGAGGTGATGAAGAAAGTGAAAGAACAAGTGAAGTCAAGTTACCATAAGGATTTCGTGGTGGATGAAGATGGTGAGTGGATGTTACAGGGATGGAAAGGAAGAATCCTCTATGCCCTTTCTTGTTGGAAACCTGCCTAG